The Magnolia sinica isolate HGM2019 chromosome 9, MsV1, whole genome shotgun sequence genome contains a region encoding:
- the LOC131256843 gene encoding ribokinase-like encodes MAMNEQGVKQVLVKLGAKGSALFVEGEDPIQQPIISASKVLDTTGAGDTFTAAIAVALVEGKSKRESLQFAAAAASLCLQVKGAIPSMPDRKVVLELLQSL; translated from the exons GGTGTCAAACAAGTCCTGGTAAAGCTTGGGGCAAAAGGGTCAGCTCTATTTGTAGAAGGGGAGGATCCAATACAACAACCTATCATTTCAGCTTCCAAAGTTCTAGATACAACTGGAGCTGGTGATACCTTTACTGCTGCTATTGCCGTGGCTCTTGTGGAGGGCAAGTCCAAGAGGGAATCCTTGCAGTTTGCTG CTGCCGCAGCTTCTCTGTGCCTTCAAGTGAAGGGGGCCATTCCAAGCATGCCTGACAGGAAAGTAGTTTTGGAGCTTCTTCAATCTCTTTGA